The genomic interval GCGGCCGCCGACCGGCGCGAGGGCCTGGTGCGGCTCACCGGCCAGGTGCACGCGGCCACGTCGCGGCTCGAGGCGCGTGCCGCCGAGGTCGAGCGGCTGACCGCGCAGCACGCCGACGCGCGCGCCCGCGCGGACCGCGCGACCGCCGACTTCCACGCCCTCGAGTCCCAGGTGGCCGGCCTCGACGAGGGCGAGGTGGGGCTCGACGAGGAGCACGAGCTCGCCGCCGCCGCGCTCGCCGAGGTGGAGGCCCGGGTCGAGGCGCTGCGGCTCGAGGAGCAGGAGGCCGAGCGGGAGCGCCACGCGCTCACCGCCCGGGTCGAGGCGCTCGAGCTCGGCCTCGCCCGCAAGGACGGCGGCGCCGCGCTGCTCGCCGCAGGCGAGCGGCTCTCCGGGGTCCTGGGCACCGTGGCCGCGCTGGTGCATGTGGAGCCCGGCTTCGAGGCGGCGGTGTCCGCCGCGCTCGGGCCCCTGGCCGACGCCGTCGCGGTCGGCACGGTCGACCACGCCGTCGACGCGCTCACCCTGCTCAAGGACGACGACGCCGGGCGGGCCGCGCTGCTCGTGGGCGGAGCCGGGGCGCCGGACCGCTCGGCCTGGCCGGCCCTGCCGCCGGGCGCCCGCTGGGCGGTCGACCTCGTGCGCGCGCCCGACGCGCTGGCCGGCTCGGTGGCCGTGGCGCTCGCGCGCGTGGCCGTCGTCGACGACCTCGCCACGGCCCGGGCGCTGGCCCGCCAGGACGTCGTCGCGGTCACCCGCGCCGGCGACCTCGTGTCCGCCGGGGTGGTGCACGGCGGCTCGTCGTCGGCGCCCTCGCTGCTCGAGGTGCAGGCGGCGGTCGACGAGGCGCGCGAGTTCCTCGAGCGCGCCGGCCACCGCTGCGAGCGCGTGCGCTTCGAGCTCGGCGGGGCGGCGTCGGCGCTGCACGCGGCGCAGGAGCGCGTCGAGGCGGCGCTCGCCCGCCTGCACGAGTCCGACGCCCGGATGGCCGCCGTCGCCGAGCAGCTCGGCCAGCTCGGCTCCGCGGCCCGGGCGGCGGCGGGCGAGGCCGACCGGCTCGCCGCGGCGATCGCCTCGGCCACCGCCGCGAAGGACGCCGACCAGGCCACCCACGACGAGCTGTCGGCCCGGCTCGCCGCCGCGGAGGCGGCCCCGTCCGACGACGAGCCCTCCACCGACGAGCGCGACCGGCTCGGCGGGCTCGCCGTCGCGGCGCGTCAGGCCGAGGTCGACGCCCGGCTCGCGGTGCGCACGGGGGAGGAGCGCGCCCGTGCGCTGTCCGGCCGGGCGGAGTCCCTCGAGCGGGCCGCGACGGCCGAGCGGGCCGCCCGGGCCGCCTCGGTGCAGCGGCGCGAGTCCCGCGCGCGGGCGGCGGCGGTGGCCACGGCCGTCGCGGCCGGTGCCCGCGCCACGCTCGCACGGCTCGAGGTGTCGCTGGCCATCGCCTCCAGCGAGCGCGAGGACGCCGAGCGCGCCCGCACGCGCCGGGAGGGCGAGCTGCTCGCGCTGCGGGGCCGCACCCGTGAGCTGCAGACCGAGCTCGAGTCGCTCACGTCGTCCGTGCACCGCGACGAGATGGCCCGCGCCGAGCAGCGGCTGCGCATCGAGGCCATCGAGGGCAAGGCGATGGAGGACCACGGCGTCGACGCCGAGACCCTCGAGGCCGAGTACGGCCCGGACGTGCTCGTCCCGCCGTCCGCGGTGGCCCCGGGCGACGAGGTCCACCCCGACGAGCCGGAGCCGGCGGCGTACCCCTACGTGCGTGCCGAGCAGGAGAAGCGGCTGCGCAGCGCCGAGAAGTCCCTGGCGCTGCTGGGCAAGGTCAACCCGCTCGCCCTGGAGGAGTTCTCCGCGCTCGAGGAGCGCCACCGCTTCCTCAACGAGCAGCTCGACGACCTCAAGCGCTCGCGCGACGAGCTGCTCTCGATCATCAAGGACGTCGACGAGCGCGTGCAGCAGGTGTTCGCGGAGGCCTACGCCGACACCGAGCGCGAGTTCGAGCGGATCTTCCCGCGGATGTTCCCCGGCGGCGAGGGCCGGCTGCTGCTCACCGAGCCGGGCGACATGCTCACCACGGGCATCGAGGTCGAGGCCCGGCCCCCCGGCAAGAAGGTCAAGCGGCTCTCGCTGCTCTCCGGCGGCGAGCGCTCGCTGACGGCGGTCGCCTTCCTCGTGGCGCTGTTCAAGGCCCGCCCGAGCCCCTTCTACATCATGGACGAGGTCGAGGCGGCGCTCGACGACGTCAACCTGCAGCGGCTGCTCGGCATCCTCGAGGAGCTGCGCGCGGACTCCCAGCTGCTGGTCATCACGCACCAGAAGCGCACCATGGAGATCGCCGACGCGCTCTACGGCGTCTCGATGCGCGGCGACGGCGTCACCACCGTCATCGGGCAGCGGCTGCGCGACGCGCGCGACCCGGAGCCGGGGGAGGTCGACGTCACCGACGGCTCGGCCGAGCCCGCCGCCCTCCCGGCCTGAGCCGGGGTCGGCCCGTGCGCGCCGCGGCCCTGCGCCTCGACGCGCTGCTGACCCGTCGGGTGCTGCTCACCGGCGCGGTGGTCGTCGTGGTG from Frankiales bacterium carries:
- the smc gene encoding chromosome segregation protein SMC; the protein is MHLKSLTLRGFKSFASSTTLHFEPGITCVVGPNGSGKSNVVDAIAWVMGEQGAKSLRGGKMEDVIFAGTAGRPPLGRAEVLLTIDNHDGVLPIEYAEVTISRTMFRNGGSEYAINGAPCRLLDVQELLSDSGIGREMHVIVGQGKLDDILSASPEERRGFIEEAAGVLKHRKRKEKALRKLESMQANLTRLQDLTSELRRQLKPLGKQAEVARRAAVIQADVRDSRLRLLADDLVTLREALEQEVADESALRERRAEVEAELAGATAREAVLEAEIADEAPTLARAQETWYRLSSLRERVRSTADLASERVRHLEPEPEEERRGRDPEELEAEAHEVREQEAALARQVAADRDVLAAAVSARAQAEADHAAEERRLAALVRAAADRREGLVRLTGQVHAATSRLEARAAEVERLTAQHADARARADRATADFHALESQVAGLDEGEVGLDEEHELAAAALAEVEARVEALRLEEQEAERERHALTARVEALELGLARKDGGAALLAAGERLSGVLGTVAALVHVEPGFEAAVSAALGPLADAVAVGTVDHAVDALTLLKDDDAGRAALLVGGAGAPDRSAWPALPPGARWAVDLVRAPDALAGSVAVALARVAVVDDLATARALARQDVVAVTRAGDLVSAGVVHGGSSSAPSLLEVQAAVDEAREFLERAGHRCERVRFELGGAASALHAAQERVEAALARLHESDARMAAVAEQLGQLGSAARAAAGEADRLAAAIASATAAKDADQATHDELSARLAAAEAAPSDDEPSTDERDRLGGLAVAARQAEVDARLAVRTGEERARALSGRAESLERAATAERAARAASVQRRESRARAAAVATAVAAGARATLARLEVSLAIASSEREDAERARTRREGELLALRGRTRELQTELESLTSSVHRDEMARAEQRLRIEAIEGKAMEDHGVDAETLEAEYGPDVLVPPSAVAPGDEVHPDEPEPAAYPYVRAEQEKRLRSAEKSLALLGKVNPLALEEFSALEERHRFLNEQLDDLKRSRDELLSIIKDVDERVQQVFAEAYADTEREFERIFPRMFPGGEGRLLLTEPGDMLTTGIEVEARPPGKKVKRLSLLSGGERSLTAVAFLVALFKARPSPFYIMDEVEAALDDVNLQRLLGILEELRADSQLLVITHQKRTMEIADALYGVSMRGDGVTTVIGQRLRDARDPEPGEVDVTDGSAEPAALPA